In the Muricauda sp. MAR_2010_75 genome, one interval contains:
- a CDS encoding DUF4197 domain-containing protein, with amino-acid sequence MKQILLCVLVFQLVGCTELQQVVNQLPQGPTGIGNAEIAQGLREALNMGIEKQVNKLALENGFFRNELVKILLPEELQKVDKTLRDVGLGNLADEGLRIINRAAEDAVGEATPIFVDAVKGITFTDARQILLGSNNAATQYLENSTKSKLYNKFNPIIKNSFQKVGADQIWSNIITRYNNLPLTNDVNPDLTDYTTNEALEGVYTMIAVEEQEIRTKISSRTTDLLKRVFALQD; translated from the coding sequence ATGAAACAAATACTGCTATGCGTATTGGTTTTTCAGCTTGTTGGGTGTACGGAACTGCAACAAGTTGTGAACCAATTGCCCCAAGGACCTACTGGAATCGGAAATGCTGAAATTGCCCAAGGGCTCAGGGAAGCCTTAAATATGGGTATTGAAAAACAAGTGAACAAACTGGCTCTGGAGAACGGGTTCTTCCGCAATGAACTGGTTAAAATTCTACTGCCCGAAGAATTACAAAAAGTGGACAAAACACTGCGTGATGTTGGACTTGGCAATCTGGCGGATGAAGGTCTAAGAATCATTAACAGGGCCGCCGAGGACGCTGTTGGCGAAGCAACTCCCATCTTTGTTGATGCCGTCAAGGGAATTACCTTTACTGATGCACGTCAGATTCTTTTGGGAAGCAACAACGCCGCAACGCAATATTTGGAAAATTCCACAAAGTCCAAACTCTACAACAAGTTCAATCCAATAATTAAGAATTCATTTCAAAAAGTTGGTGCTGACCAAATCTGGAGCAACATCATTACCCGATACAACAACCTGCCCCTTACCAATGATGTAAACCCGGATTTAACAGACTATACCACCAATGAGGCACTTGAGGGTGTATACACCATGATCGCGGTGGAAGAGCAAGAAATAAGGACTAAAATTTCTTCTAGAACGACAGATTTGTTAAAAAGGGTGTTTGCTCTTCAAGATTAA